A stretch of Henckelia pumila isolate YLH828 chromosome 4, ASM3356847v2, whole genome shotgun sequence DNA encodes these proteins:
- the LOC140861011 gene encoding uncharacterized protein, translating to MRMMEKYSVDKGNEIFFMDTLVQREVFNLLERVGKKMKVQNNDYDSFFAGLSGASKSCLQKINGDTFKRCKYLIFPINSRVHWFLLVFHAKEGIFKMWNSLPDSFILRACRNLASFLVGWVRHNSNFVISDYNVLRERTRHQGVSLDCGVFACIWVDCLARDSAEMWEYQNTVKIDTYRARLAASILSHERGLLKNNFDQLSL from the exons ATGCGCATGATGGAAAAATACAGTGTGGATAaaggaaatgaaatatttttcatggacACTTTGGTGCAG AGAGAAGTGTTTAATCTCCTCGAAAGAGTCGGGAAAAAAATGAAGGTCCAAAACAATGACTACGACTCCTTTTTTGCGGGACTCTCTGGTGCCTCTAAGTCTTGTTTGCAGAAAATTAACGGAGATACGTTCAAGAGATGCAAATACCTCATTTTCCCAATTAATAGCAGAGTGCATTGGTTCTTGCTAGTATTTCACGCAAAAGAGGGGATATTCAAAATGTGGAATTCACTTCCTGATTCTTTCATCTTAAGGGCGTGTAGAAATTTG GCAAGTTTTCTGGTTGGTTGGGTTCGCCATAATTCAAATTTTGTCATATCCGACTATAATGTGTTGAGAGAACGTACGCGTCATCAAGGTGTCTCGCTTGATTGTGGtgtttttgcatgcatttgGGTAGATTGTCTAGCCCGTGACTCGGCTGAGATGTGGGAATATCAGAATACAGTGAAGATTGACACATATCGTGCTCGACTGGCTGCAAGTATTTTATCTCATGAAAGGGGATTGCTCAAAAACAATTTTGATCAACTGTCTTTGTAA